A part of Aegilops tauschii subsp. strangulata cultivar AL8/78 chromosome 2, Aet v6.0, whole genome shotgun sequence genomic DNA contains:
- the LOC109754931 gene encoding uncharacterized protein isoform X1: MTNKAATASIIAAVGVVAVIGTIAAVTTSKKASDDGGNMSTSIKLSQLCSSTLYPAKCENSLTPVVNESSNPEEVLRAALQVAMNEIGAAFAKYTDVGKGAADKITLSAIGECKKLLDDAIVDLKDMAGLRADQVVVQVNDLRVWISGVMTYIYTCADGFDKPELKHAMDKLLRNSTELSSNALAIITRVGQFLHQGQDAKSDSTGGGSRRLLGWYMGDAHDVESRRRLLAINGRLDEIAVVRDASRRLLSETMDEITEMSHDGDRHLSETMDQIDEMSHNGDRHLSETMDQIDEMSHKGDRHLSETMDQIDEMSHDGDRHLSETMDQIDEMSHDGDRHLQDVSTSNLAGNVSTSNLTGKANTSQVMSFGDGSSASMFFGVSNLTKEADFVRRRLLSMTYNGSSENEVKQYGEGNKRRLLNDPSSEDEVKQYAEGNKRRLLNDASSGDEVKQYGEGNKRRLLNDASSGDEVKQYGEGNKRKLLNDASSGDEVKQYGEGNKRRLLNDASSGDEVKQYGEGNKRRLLNDASSGDEVKQYGEDNKRRLLNDASSDNEVKQYGEGNKRRLLNDASSDNEVKQYGEGNKRRLLNDALSDNEVKQYGEGNKRRLLNDGLSDNEVKQYGEGNRRKLLSSQMQIIADMSAQMNRRLLATELPEDLAGKRQLLSNKLVMIYEVAKEANCELEAIGNGSFPEEEDQRVLATEVVGTIEDLPNSHRRKLLSAGVFPEWVSSHTRRLLQIPGGLQKPNAVVAADGSGNFKTITEALNSVPKKSTARFVIYVKAGEYKEYVTVSKDQANVFMYGDGPTKTRVIGDKSNKGGFATIATRTFSAEGNGFICKSMGFVNTAGPDGHQAVALHVQGDMSVFFNCRFEGYQDTLYVHANRQFFRNCEVLGTIDFIFGNSAAVFQNCLMTVRKPMESQGNMVTAHGRTDPNMPTGIVLQGCKIVPEDALFPVRQTVPSYLGRPWKEYSRTVIMESTIGDLIKPEGWSEWMGDLGLKTLYYAEYANTGPGAGTSKRVTWPGYRVIGQAEATQFTAGVFIDGMSWLKNTGTPNVMGFIK; this comes from the exons ATGACCAACAAGGCCGCCACCGCCAGCATCATCGCCGCCGTGGGCGTCGTGGCCGTCATCGGCACGATCGCCGCGGTCACCacgtccaagaaggccagcgacgATGGTGGCAACATGTCCACCAGCATCAAGCTCTCCCAGCTCTGCTCCTCCACGCTGTACCCGGCCAAGTGCGAGAACAGCCTCACCCCCGTCGTCAACGAGTCCTCCAACCCGGAGGAGGTCCTCCGGGCCGCGCTCCAGGTGGCCATGAACGAGATCGGCGCTGCCTTCGCCAAATACACCGACGTCGGCAAGGGCGCCGCCGACAAGATCACCTTGAGCGCCATCGGCGAGTGCAAGAAGCTGCTCGACGACGCCATCGTGGACCTCAAAGACATGGCCGGCCTCAGGGCCGACCAGGTCGTCGTCCAGGTCAACGACCTCAGGGTCTGGATCTCCGGCGTCATGACCTATATCTACACCTGCGCCGATGGCTTCGACAAGCCGGAGCTCAAGCATGCCATGGACAAGCTGCTGAGGAACTCCACAGAGCTCAGCAGCAACGCCCTGGCTATCATCACCCGCGTCGGCCAGTTCCTGCATCAAGGACAGGACGCCAAGAGTGATTCCACCGGCGGAGGGAGCCGCCGACTTCTCGGGTGGTACATGGGTGACGCGCACGACGTGGAAAGCAGGCGCCGGCTTCTAGCTATCAATGGCAGGCTGGATGAGATCGCAGTCGTGAGAGACGCGAGCCGGCGCCTCCTGTCAGAGACGATGGACGAGATCACTGAGATGTCCCACGACGGAGACCGCCACCTGTCGGAGACGATGGACCAGATCGACGAGATGTCCCACAACGGAGACCGCCACCTGTCGGAGACGATGGACCAGATCGATGAGATGTCCCACAAAGGAGACCGCCACCTGTCGGAGACGATGGACCAGATCGATGAGATGTCCCACGACGGAGACCGCCACCTGTCGGAGACGATGGACCAGATCGATGAGATGTCCCACGACGGAGACCGCCACCTCCAAGACGTGAGCACGTCCAACCTCGCCGGAAACGTGAGCACGTCCAACCTTACCGGAAAGGCGAACACGTCCCAGGTCATGTCGTTCGGCGACGGCTCGTCGGCCTCGATGTTCTTCGGCGTCTCCAACCTGACTAAGGAGGCCGACTTCGTCCGGCGACGGCTGCTGAGCATGACGTACAACGGCTCGTCGGAGAACGAGGTTAAACAATATGGTGAAGGGAACAAGCGAAGGCTCCTCAATGATCCCTCGTCGGAGGATGAGGTTAAACAATACGCTGAGGGCAACAAGCGAAGACTCCTCAACGACGCCTCGTCAGGGGACGAGGTTAAACAATACGGCGAAGGCAACAAGCGAAGGCTCCTCAATGATGCCTCGTCGGGGGACGAGGTTAAGCAATACGGCGAAGGCAACAAGCGAAAGCTCCTCAATGATGCCTCGTCGGGGGACGAGGTTAAACAATACGGCGAAGGCAACAAGCGAAGGCTCCTCAACGACGCCTCGTCGGGGGACGAGGTTAAACAATACGGCGAAGGCAACAAGCGAAGGCTCCTCAATGATGCCTCGTCGGGGGACGAGGTTAAACAATACGGCGAAGACAACAAGCGAAGGCTCCTCAATGACGCCTCGTCGGATAACGAGGTTAAACAATACGGCGAAGGCAACAAGCGAAGGCTCCTCAACGACGCCTCATCGGATAACGAGGTTAAACAATACGGCGAAGGCAACAAGCGAAGGCTCCTCAACGACGCCTTGTCGGATAACGAGGTTAAACAATACGGCGAAGGCAACAAGCGAAGGCTCCTCAACGACGGCTTATCGGATAACGAGGTTAAACAATACGGCGAAGGCAACAGGCGAAAGCTCTTGTCCAGTCAGATGCAGATCATCGCCGACATGTCGGCGCAGATGAACCGCCGCCTCCTCGCGACGGAGCTCCCCGAGGACCTCGCCGGCAAGCGTCAGCTCCTGTCCAACAAGCTCGTCATGATCTACGAAGTCGCCAAGGAGGCCAACTGCGAGCTCGAGGCGATCGGCAACGGCAGCTTCCCCGAGGAGGAGGATCAGAGGGTGCTGGCGACGGAGGTTGTCGGCACGATCGAAGACCTGCCCAACAGCCACCGCCGCAAGCTGCTGTCCGCCGGCGTCTTCCCGGAGTGGGTGTCGTCCCACACCCGGAGGCTCCTCCAGATTCCCGGCGGGCTGCAGAAGCCCAACGCGGTGGTGGCCGCGGACGGGAGCGGCAACTTCAAGACCATCACGGAGGCCCTCAACTCCGTGCCCAAGAAGTCCACCGCACGCTTCGTCATCTACGTCAAGGCCGGCGAATACAAGGAGTACGTCACCGTCAGCAAGGACCAGGCCAACGTCTTCATGTACGGAGACGGGCCGACCAAGACCCGGGTCATCGGCGACAAGAGCAACAAGGGAGGCTTCGCCACCATTGCCACCCGCACCTTCT CGGCGGAGGGGAACGGGTTCATCTGCAAGTCGATGGGATTCGTGAACACGGCGGGGCCGGACGGGCACCAGGCGGTGGCGCTGCACGTGCAGGGGGACATGTCGGTGTTCTTCAACTGCAGGTTCGAGGGGTACCAGGACACCCTGTACGTGCACGCCAACCGGCAGTTCTTCCGCAACTGCGAGGTGTTGGGCACCATCGACTTCATCTTCGGCAACTCGGCGGCGGTGTTCCAGAACTGCCTCATGACGGTGCGGAAGCCCATGGAAAGCCAGGGCAATATGGTGACCGCGCACGGGCGCACGGACCCCAACATGCCCACCGGCATCGTGCTCCAGGGGTGCAAGATCGTGCCGGAGGACGCGCTGTTCCCCGTCAGGCAGACGGTCCCCAGCTACCTCGGACGGCCGTGGAAGGAATACTCGAGGACGGTGATCATGGAGAGCACCATCGGCGACCTCATCAAGCCCGAGGGGTGGTCGGAGTGGATGGGTGACCTCGGGCTCAAGACGCTCTACTACGCCGAGTACGCCAACACCGGGCCCGGCGCCGGGACAAGCAAGAGGGTGACCTGGCCGGGGTACCGTGTCATCGGACAGGCTGAGGCCACGCAGTTCACCGCCGGCGTGTTCATCGACGGCATGAGCTGGCTCAAGAACACCGGCACGCCTAACGTTATGGGCTTCATCAAATGA
- the LOC109754931 gene encoding pectinesterase-like isoform X2 — protein sequence MTNKAATASIIAAVGVVAVIGTIAAVTTSKKASDDGGNMSTSIKLSQLCSSTLYPAKCENSLTPVVNESSNPEEVLRAALQVAMNEIGAAFAKYTDVGKGAADKITLSAIGECKKLLDDAIVDLKDMAGLRADQVVVQVNDLRVWISGVMTYIYTCADGFDKPELKHAMDKLLRNSTELSSNALAIITRVGQVLATEVVGTIEDLPNSHRRKLLSAGVFPEWVSSHTRRLLQIPGGLQKPNAVVAADGSGNFKTITEALNSVPKKSTARFVIYVKAGEYKEYVTVSKDQANVFMYGDGPTKTRVIGDKSNKGGFATIATRTFSAEGNGFICKSMGFVNTAGPDGHQAVALHVQGDMSVFFNCRFEGYQDTLYVHANRQFFRNCEVLGTIDFIFGNSAAVFQNCLMTVRKPMESQGNMVTAHGRTDPNMPTGIVLQGCKIVPEDALFPVRQTVPSYLGRPWKEYSRTVIMESTIGDLIKPEGWSEWMGDLGLKTLYYAEYANTGPGAGTSKRVTWPGYRVIGQAEATQFTAGVFIDGMSWLKNTGTPNVMGFIK from the exons ATGACCAACAAGGCCGCCACCGCCAGCATCATCGCCGCCGTGGGCGTCGTGGCCGTCATCGGCACGATCGCCGCGGTCACCacgtccaagaaggccagcgacgATGGTGGCAACATGTCCACCAGCATCAAGCTCTCCCAGCTCTGCTCCTCCACGCTGTACCCGGCCAAGTGCGAGAACAGCCTCACCCCCGTCGTCAACGAGTCCTCCAACCCGGAGGAGGTCCTCCGGGCCGCGCTCCAGGTGGCCATGAACGAGATCGGCGCTGCCTTCGCCAAATACACCGACGTCGGCAAGGGCGCCGCCGACAAGATCACCTTGAGCGCCATCGGCGAGTGCAAGAAGCTGCTCGACGACGCCATCGTGGACCTCAAAGACATGGCCGGCCTCAGGGCCGACCAGGTCGTCGTCCAGGTCAACGACCTCAGGGTCTGGATCTCCGGCGTCATGACCTATATCTACACCTGCGCCGATGGCTTCGACAAGCCGGAGCTCAAGCATGCCATGGACAAGCTGCTGAGGAACTCCACAGAGCTCAGCAGCAACGCCCTGGCTATCATCACCCGCGTCGGCCA GGTGCTGGCGACGGAGGTTGTCGGCACGATCGAAGACCTGCCCAACAGCCACCGCCGCAAGCTGCTGTCCGCCGGCGTCTTCCCGGAGTGGGTGTCGTCCCACACCCGGAGGCTCCTCCAGATTCCCGGCGGGCTGCAGAAGCCCAACGCGGTGGTGGCCGCGGACGGGAGCGGCAACTTCAAGACCATCACGGAGGCCCTCAACTCCGTGCCCAAGAAGTCCACCGCACGCTTCGTCATCTACGTCAAGGCCGGCGAATACAAGGAGTACGTCACCGTCAGCAAGGACCAGGCCAACGTCTTCATGTACGGAGACGGGCCGACCAAGACCCGGGTCATCGGCGACAAGAGCAACAAGGGAGGCTTCGCCACCATTGCCACCCGCACCTTCT CGGCGGAGGGGAACGGGTTCATCTGCAAGTCGATGGGATTCGTGAACACGGCGGGGCCGGACGGGCACCAGGCGGTGGCGCTGCACGTGCAGGGGGACATGTCGGTGTTCTTCAACTGCAGGTTCGAGGGGTACCAGGACACCCTGTACGTGCACGCCAACCGGCAGTTCTTCCGCAACTGCGAGGTGTTGGGCACCATCGACTTCATCTTCGGCAACTCGGCGGCGGTGTTCCAGAACTGCCTCATGACGGTGCGGAAGCCCATGGAAAGCCAGGGCAATATGGTGACCGCGCACGGGCGCACGGACCCCAACATGCCCACCGGCATCGTGCTCCAGGGGTGCAAGATCGTGCCGGAGGACGCGCTGTTCCCCGTCAGGCAGACGGTCCCCAGCTACCTCGGACGGCCGTGGAAGGAATACTCGAGGACGGTGATCATGGAGAGCACCATCGGCGACCTCATCAAGCCCGAGGGGTGGTCGGAGTGGATGGGTGACCTCGGGCTCAAGACGCTCTACTACGCCGAGTACGCCAACACCGGGCCCGGCGCCGGGACAAGCAAGAGGGTGACCTGGCCGGGGTACCGTGTCATCGGACAGGCTGAGGCCACGCAGTTCACCGCCGGCGTGTTCATCGACGGCATGAGCTGGCTCAAGAACACCGGCACGCCTAACGTTATGGGCTTCATCAAATGA